One genomic window of Desulfovibrio psychrotolerans includes the following:
- the rpoD gene encoding RNA polymerase sigma factor RpoD, whose protein sequence is MGNIKDIQQIKTLIAKGKVSGFLTFDEVNKALPAEVNTPEQIEEIIGIFDQLDIAIVDTEKEGKAIAVTPSESEDEPADVDIELTEDEDSADYATRSTDPVRMYLREMGAVPLLDRDGEVVIAKKIEMGEQDVLYALVEVPVAVEELIHVGDDLKENRIKLKDVVKTIEEDDPSEDELNQRERVIKLLDEIKSVYKKRKKIYLKLDECATLDRRVAGLQKEIISFKEEIVDRLRDIKLEKTLIDRIIETVEDYVRQMHNCQRDLSAYILSTGKTQVDIQSLFQKLEEREINPVLAADELGLTVEELFSFKEMIVGKIEILKRLQEKCCHNVGDLEEVLWRIKRGNSAAMRAKQELIRSNLRLVVSIAKKYTNRGLQFLDLIQEGNIGLMKAVDKFEYQRGYKFSTYATWWIRQAITRAIADQARTIRIPVHMIETINKLIRTSRYLVQELGRDPTPEEIAERMDYPIDKVKKVLKIAKEPISLETPIGDEEDSSLGDFIEDKKAVAPSEEVVNTKLSEQIASVLADLTPREEQVLRKRFGIGEKSDHTLEEVGKLFNVTRERIRQIEAKALRKLRHPVRSQTLRSYYES, encoded by the coding sequence ATGGGGAATATTAAGGACATCCAGCAGATCAAGACCCTCATCGCAAAAGGGAAGGTGAGCGGCTTTCTGACCTTTGACGAGGTCAACAAGGCGCTGCCTGCTGAAGTCAACACGCCTGAGCAGATTGAAGAGATCATCGGGATCTTCGATCAGCTCGACATTGCCATTGTCGATACGGAAAAGGAAGGCAAGGCAATAGCGGTGACTCCCAGTGAGTCGGAAGACGAGCCCGCCGATGTGGATATTGAACTGACGGAGGATGAAGACTCTGCCGATTACGCCACCCGCAGCACGGACCCCGTGCGTATGTATCTGCGGGAGATGGGGGCAGTGCCTCTGCTGGACCGTGACGGCGAAGTGGTCATTGCAAAGAAGATAGAAATGGGTGAACAGGACGTTCTGTACGCCCTTGTAGAAGTGCCCGTTGCCGTTGAAGAACTCATTCATGTGGGTGATGACCTCAAGGAAAACCGCATCAAACTGAAGGATGTGGTAAAAACCATAGAGGAAGACGACCCCAGCGAAGACGAGTTGAATCAGCGCGAGCGCGTTATCAAACTGCTGGATGAGATTAAGTCTGTCTACAAGAAGCGGAAGAAGATCTATCTGAAGCTGGATGAATGCGCCACGCTGGATAGGCGTGTGGCAGGCTTGCAGAAGGAAATCATTTCTTTCAAGGAAGAGATAGTTGACCGCCTGCGCGATATCAAGCTGGAAAAGACCCTCATAGACCGTATTATTGAAACCGTGGAAGATTATGTGCGGCAGATGCATAACTGCCAGCGCGACCTTTCCGCCTATATCCTTTCCACCGGCAAAACGCAGGTGGATATTCAGTCCCTGTTCCAGAAGCTTGAGGAGCGCGAGATCAATCCCGTGCTTGCTGCTGACGAGCTTGGTCTTACCGTGGAGGAGTTGTTCTCCTTCAAGGAAATGATCGTGGGCAAGATTGAAATCCTGAAGCGTTTGCAGGAAAAATGCTGCCACAATGTGGGCGATCTGGAAGAGGTGCTCTGGCGTATCAAGCGCGGCAACAGTGCCGCCATGCGCGCCAAGCAGGAACTTATCCGGTCTAACCTGCGTCTTGTGGTGAGCATAGCCAAAAAGTACACCAACCGCGGACTGCAGTTCCTGGACCTGATTCAGGAGGGCAACATCGGCCTTATGAAGGCGGTGGACAAGTTCGAATACCAGCGTGGCTACAAGTTCTCCACCTATGCCACATGGTGGATACGGCAGGCCATTACCCGAGCCATTGCGGATCAGGCGCGGACCATCCGTATTCCCGTGCATATGATTGAGACCATAAACAAGCTTATCCGCACATCCCGCTACCTTGTGCAGGAACTGGGACGGGATCCCACGCCGGAAGAGATTGCCGAGCGTATGGATTACCCCATCGACAAGGTTAAGAAGGTGCTCAAGATTGCCAAGGAACCCATTTCCCTTGAAACGCCCATCGGTGACGAGGAAGATTCTAGCCTGGGCGATTTCATAGAGGATAAGAAGGCCGTGGCTCCCTCGGAAGAGGTGGTGAACACCAAGCTGAGCGAGCAGATAGCCAGCGTGCTGGCGGATTTGACTCCACGAGAGGAGCAGGTGTTGCGCAAGCGGTTTGGCATTGGCGAGAAGTCTGACCATACGCTTGAAGAGGTGGGTAAGCTGTTCAACGTTACACGTGAACGTATCCGCCAGATTGAGGCCAAGGCCCTGCGCAAGCTGCGGCACCCTGTGCGCAGCCAGACGCTGCGGTCTTACTACGAAAGCTGA
- a CDS encoding thermonuclease family protein yields the protein MTARSSRILLHATHALHVLLALGILLLTLPLGADAAHGVVHFVPDGDTVVLEGSGTVRLAGIDSPEMGRDGTPDQHFAEAARTRLAELVGGRQIVLASAEQVVRMVQAGSVVTGSNGRGGPSASSDFSLHAISPGKLSGLGEKGLLSDLPRDRYGRFLAVILLPDGRNVNELLVREGAAMAYFVSDGSDAARTVHDRMVTLQRQAMREKLGMWAGLADKITIAGPFIGNRRSMRFFPAACADAGRISPKNRVAFRNVEEAFEAGYSPARHCGVWPLSPGR from the coding sequence ATGACGGCCCGCTCATCCCGAATATTGCTGCACGCCACGCATGCACTGCATGTGCTGCTGGCTTTGGGCATTCTGCTGCTTACGCTTCCTCTTGGTGCGGATGCCGCCCATGGCGTTGTGCACTTTGTGCCGGACGGTGATACCGTGGTGTTGGAGGGGAGCGGTACAGTGCGGCTTGCAGGCATAGACAGCCCGGAAATGGGCAGGGACGGCACTCCGGATCAGCACTTTGCCGAAGCCGCAAGAACCCGCCTTGCGGAGTTGGTGGGGGGCAGGCAGATTGTTCTGGCCTCTGCGGAACAGGTTGTGCGCATGGTGCAAGCCGGTTCGGTAGTTACCGGCAGCAACGGCCGGGGCGGTCCGTCAGCATCTTCTGATTTCTCTCTGCATGCTATTTCGCCGGGCAAGCTCTCTGGCCTTGGGGAAAAAGGACTCCTCTCAGACTTGCCGCGGGACAGGTATGGCCGTTTTCTGGCCGTCATCCTTTTGCCTGATGGACGGAATGTGAATGAACTGCTGGTGCGTGAAGGCGCGGCCATGGCGTATTTTGTCTCAGACGGGAGTGATGCCGCCCGCACAGTGCACGACCGGATGGTGACCCTGCAACGGCAGGCCATGCGTGAGAAGCTGGGCATGTGGGCAGGACTTGCGGACAAGATAACGATTGCAGGTCCATTCATAGGCAATAGGCGGAGTATGCGGTTTTTCCCTGCCGCATGTGCGGATGCCGGCCGCATTTCCCCAAAGAACAGGGTTGCATTCCGCAATGTGGAGGAGGCTTTTGAGGCCGGGTATTCTCCCGCCCGCCACTGTGGCGTGTGGCCATTGTCTCCGGGCCGATAG